A part of Prosthecobacter sp. SYSU 5D2 genomic DNA contains:
- a CDS encoding alpha/beta hydrolase, with amino-acid sequence MFFRSTILSILIGTLLVAAAEPEVRIEKDIAYLAEGRTEKADLYLPAAQEGKKHPAVVIIHGGGWAGGIKDAKREINIGTTLAGHGYVCMSIDYLLHSTKSEKPAWPQNLHDCKTAVRWLRANAERLKVDPDHIGVIGGSAGGHLVSMVGVTQARDGLDPAGPYGEYSCQVSCVVDMYGPTDLVQRGKDLSVLRATLAENPALYKAFSVTTYLDKNDPPFLILHGTADKTVDVSQSEILAKALAEKGIEHHLEIIPEAPHTFHLQPKQKDLRPLVLAFFDKHLKPGAK; translated from the coding sequence ATGTTTTTTCGTAGCACCATTCTCTCCATCCTCATCGGCACTCTGCTCGTCGCGGCAGCAGAACCGGAGGTCCGCATTGAAAAAGACATCGCATATCTGGCGGAAGGCCGTACGGAAAAGGCGGATCTTTATCTGCCAGCAGCACAGGAAGGGAAAAAGCATCCTGCTGTGGTGATCATCCATGGCGGTGGTTGGGCGGGCGGGATCAAGGATGCCAAGCGGGAGATCAACATTGGTACGACCCTGGCAGGGCATGGCTATGTCTGCATGAGCATTGACTACCTGCTGCATTCCACGAAGAGCGAAAAGCCAGCATGGCCGCAGAACCTGCATGATTGCAAGACAGCGGTGCGCTGGCTGCGGGCCAATGCGGAACGGCTGAAGGTGGACCCGGATCACATCGGCGTGATTGGCGGTTCCGCCGGCGGTCACCTGGTCAGCATGGTGGGCGTGACACAAGCCAGGGATGGTCTGGATCCGGCGGGTCCGTATGGGGAATACTCCTGCCAGGTGAGCTGCGTGGTGGACATGTATGGCCCCACGGATCTGGTGCAACGAGGTAAGGATCTCTCTGTGCTGCGCGCCACCCTGGCGGAGAATCCGGCGCTTTATAAAGCCTTCTCTGTCACCACCTACCTGGATAAAAATGATCCGCCTTTTCTGATCCTCCATGGCACAGCGGACAAAACCGTAGATGTGAGTCAGTCGGAGATTCTGGCCAAAGCCCTGGCGGAGAAGGGTATCGAGCATCATCTGGAGATCATTCCGGAAGCGCCGCACACCTT